Within Sporosarcina sp. PTS2304, the genomic segment AATTGTCAGAGCCCGTTAATGGGTGATGGCGTGCCTTTTGTAGAATGAACCGGCGAGTTACGATTCCATGCAAGGTTAAGCTGAGAAAGCGGAGCCGCAGCGAAAGCGAGTCTGAATAGGGCGAATGAGTATGGGGTCGTAGACCCGAAACCAGGTGATCTACCCATGTCCAGGGTGAAGGTCAGGTAACACTGACTGGAGGCCCGAACCCACGTATGTTGAAAAATGCGGGGATGAGGTGTGGGTAGCGGTGAAATTCCAATCGAACCTGGAGATAGCTGGTTCTCTCCGAAATAGCTTTAGGGCTAGCCTCAAACGAAAGAATCTCGGAGGTAGAGCACTGTTTGGACGAGGGGCCCATCCCGGGTTACCGAATTCAGACAAACTCCGAATGCCGATGATTTATGTTTGGGAGTCAGACAGTGGGTGATAAGATCCATTGTCGAGAGGGAAACAGCCCAGACCACCAGCTAAGGTCCCCAAGTATCTGTTAAGTGGAAAAGGATGTGGCGTTGCCCAGACAACCAGGATGTTGGCTCAGAAGCAGCCATCATTTAAAGAGTGCGTAATAGCTCACTGGTCGAGTGGCGCTGCGCCGAAAATGTACCGGGGCTAAACAGATCACCGAAGCTGTGGATTGACGCAAGTCAATGGTAGGAGAGCGTTCCAAGGGCGTTGAAGCTGGACCGGAAGGACTGGTGGAGCGCTTGGAAGTGAGAATGCCGGTATGAGTAGCGAAAGAAGGGTGAGAATCCCTTCCACCGAATGCCCAAGGTTTCCTGAGGAAGGCTCGTCCGCTCAGGGTTAGTCAGGACCTAAGTCGAGGCCGATAGGCGTAGACGATGGACAACAGGTTGATATTCCTGTACCACCTCCCCGCCGTTTGAGTAATGGGGGGACGCAGTAGGATAGGGTGAGCACACAGTTGGTTGTGTGTCTAAGCAGTGAGGCGGAAAACGAGGAAAATCCCGTTTTCATCTAACGCTGGGCTGTGATGGCGAGGAGAATTGTCTCCAGAGTCCCTGATTTCACACTGCCAAGAAAAGCCTCTAGCGAGGCGGGAGGTGCCTGTACCGCAAACCGACACAGGTAGGCGAGGAGAGAATCCTAAGGTGATCGAGAGAACTCTCGTTAAGGAACTCGGCAAAATGACCCCGTAACTTCGGGAGAAGGGGTGCTCTGGTAGGGTGAATAGCCCGAGAGAGCCGCAGTGAATAGGCCCAGGCGACTGTTTAGCAAAAACACAGGTCTCTGCAAAACCGTAAGGTGACGTATAGGGGCTGACGCCTGCCCGGTGCTGGAAGGTTAAGAGGAGGGGTTAGCGCAAGCGAAGCTCTGAATTGAAGCCCCAGTAAACGGCGGCCGTAACTATAACGGTCCTAAGGTAGCGAAATTCCTTGTCGGGTAAGTTCCGACCCGCACGAAAGGCGTAACGATCTGGGCACTGTCTCAACGAGAGACTCGGTGAAATTATAATATGCGTGAAGATGCGCATTACCCGCGACAGGACGGAAAGACCCCGTGGAGCTTTACTGTAGCCTGATATTGAATTCCGGTGCAGCCTGTACAGGATAGGTAGGAGCCTTTGATTCCGGAGCGCCAGCTTCGGAGGAGGCATTGGTGGGATACTACCCTGGCTGTATTGGACTTCTAACCCATGCCCGTGATCCGGGCAGGAGACAGTGTCAGGTGGACAGTTTGACTGGGGCGGTCGCCTCCTAAAGAGTAACGGAGGCGCCCAAAGGTTCCCTCAGAATGGTTGGACATCATTCGTAGAGTGCAAAGGCATAAGGGAGCTTGACTGCGAGACCTACAAGTCGAGCAGGGTCGAAAGACGGGCTTAGTGATCCGGTGGTTCCGCATGGAAGGGCCATCGCTCAACGGATAAAAGCTACCCCGGGGATAACAGGCTTATCTCCCCCAAGAGTCCACATCGACGGGGAGGTTTGGCACCTCGATGTCGGCTCGTCGCATCCTGGGGCTGTAGTCGGTCCCAAGGGTTGGGCTGTTCGCCCATTAAAGCGGCACGCGAGCTGGGTTCAGAACGTCGTGAGACAGTTCGGTCCCTATCCGTCGCGGGCGCAGGAAATTTGAGGAGAGCTGTCCTTAGTACGAGAGGACCGGGATGGACATACCGCTGGTGTACCAGTTGTCTTGCCAAAGGCATCGCTGGGTAGCTATGTATGGACGGGATAAATGCTGAAAGCATCTAAGCATGAAGCCCCCTTCAAGATGAGATTTCCCATTACGCAAGTAAGTAAGATCCCTCAAAGAAGATGAGGTGGATAGGTCTGGGGTGGAAGCACGGCGACGTGTGCAGCTGACAGATACTAATCGATCGAGGACTTAACCTATTATTGAAAAGCGGAAGCAGCCGTTTAGATGCGGCAGGCATAAGGCGAAGATGTGCAGTGGTGCTCTTTACCACGAAACAGCTTTGACTTATGGCCCGAGCATCTGGCTGCTGAAGCTGGACAAAATGAAAAGTTAAATCGACCGTCTAGATACGACAGGCATAAGACGGATTGGCGAAGCGACGGTTTTTGTCGCGCAGCCAAGCTGACTTATGACCCGAGCATCTGGTCGATTTAGCTGGACAACACGAAAAGCAGAAGCAGTTACTTGAACAACCCAATGTCTTTTATCCAGTTTTGAGTGAACAACTCAACAGTCTAGTAACGATAGCGAAGAGGTCACACCCGTTCCCATACCGAACACGGAAGTTAAGCTCTTCAGCGCCGATGGTAGTTGGGGGTTTCCCCCTGTGAGAGTAGGACGTTGCTGGGCAAGCGAAGCCATTCACTATGTTTTCATAGTGAATGGCTTTTTTGTGTTTTCATTGAAAAAGAGAGGTGTAGCAGATGACATATAAAGATCGCCCACTCGTTCAAGCACTTGAAAGCTTTTATGAAGAGAAGCATCATTCATTTCACGTGCCCGGCCATAAACACGGAACTTTGTCTGGATTGCCTCGCAAACTGCGACAAGCATTGGCTTACGACGTGACGGAGTTGACAGGACTTGACGATTTACATGAGCCGCAAGAAGCAATACAGCATGCAGAGATAAAATTAGCAAAGTTATATGGCAGTAAGCGGAGTTTCTTTTTAGTGAATGGATCAACTGTTGGAAATTTAGCTATGATATATGCGACAGTTGGACAAAACGATAGGGTACTAGTACAGAGAAATGCACACAAATCTATCTTTCATGCGTTAGAACTTACTGGTGCCAAACCGATATTTCTATCTCCTACATGGGATGAATCTACACAGACTGCTGGATGTGTAGAAGGAGAAAGTGTTAAGACAGCACTTATCCAATTTCCTGATGTAAAAGCAGCTATTTTTACAAACCCCACTTACTACGGATTGGTCAATAAAGAATTAAAAGAAATTATTAGTTGCTGTCATGCGAAAGGTATTCCTGTATTAGTAGATGAAGCGCACGGTGCACACTTTGTTGCAGATACAATATTTCCCGACGGCGCATTGCAATTAGGCGCAGATGTGGTAGTTCAATCTGCACATAAAACATTGCCTGCTATGACGATGGGTTCTTTTTTACATGTCAAATCAGAACTTGTTAGTATAGAAAGAGTTGCGCACTTCTTGCATATGTTGCAGTCCAGTAGTCCGTCCTATGTAATCATGGCATCTTTAGATGATGCACGTTACTATGCAGCTTCTTATACGGCAGAGGATGGAATGTTTTTTCAGGTGTATCGCCAAGTGCTGTTAAATAATTTACAAGATGTTCCAAATGTTTACGTAATAGAGACGGATGATCCTGTAAAATTGTTAGTACGTGTGGAAGGGTATACTGGATTTATGGTACAAGAAGCGTTAGAAAAGCAAGGGATTTATACAGAATTGGCTGATCTGTATCAGGTGTTATGGATATTGCCACTATTAAAAGTAGGGTATAATAGTCACCAAAAGAAATTAGTCGAGAAATGCAGAATGGCGGTCGAATCACTGAAACTGCTTGAGAAAAGTGCAGTGCCGCCTAGCAATTTAGGCTACATCCCGGCGATTTCAACTACTGCCTATCACACGAAAAAGTTAAGCGAAATGAAAAAGATATGGTGTAATATGGATCAGGCTATTGGTTTTGTCGCGGCAGAGGCGATTGTGCCTTATCCACCAGGAATTCCATTACTTTGCGCGGGTGAGCGGATTTTACAAGAACATATTACGTATATGAAGACATTGATTGTGGCAGGAAGTCACTTTCAAGGAGCTGTCGACTTAAAGACCAATCAACTAAAAGTAGTTGTTGAAGAGGGTGGAGATGTTTTACTATGACAGGATTGTTCATTAGCTTCGAAGGACCAGAAGGAGCAGGCAAGACGACTGTATTACAAGAAGTGGCTAGACGTTTGAAAGATCAAGGATATGAAGTGATGGTGACGCGAGAGCCTGGTGGAATCCCAATCGCTGAGAAAATACGTGAAGTGATTTTAGATTCCACTCATCAGGCGATGGATGGCAAGACGGAAGCGTTACTATACGCGGCTGCGCGACGTCAACATTTAGTGCAAAAGATTCTGCCTGCTATTGAATCAGAAAAGATCGTACTATGCGATCGTTTTATTGATAGTTCATTAGCGTATCAAGGTGTCGCACGGGGGTTAGGTTTAGATGAAGTATTCGCCATTAATTTATTTGCGATAGGTGAACATATGCCTGACTGCACCGTTTTTTTTGATGTACCACCAGAAGTTGGTTTAGAGAGAATTTGGAAAGATAAAGACCGAGAACAAAATCGTTTAGATCTTGAGACAATAGAGTTTCATCAGCGAGTGTATGAAGGCTATCAAAAAGTAATAAGTAATGATGAAATAAGATTCCGCGTAGTTGATGCGCGGAAACCACAATCGGAAGTTGTCGAAAATGTTTGGGAAATTATAAGTTCAGAAGTCAACAAGCATAGAGATTCATGATATAATAGTGAGGAACACTATTTTTATAAGAAATCGGAAAAAGGGGAGAGTACATTGAAACTGATTGTAGCAGTCGTACAGGACCAAGATAGTAACCGATTATCTTCTGCGTTAACTAAAAGTGATTTTCGGAATACGAAATTAGCTAGTACAGGCGGATTTCTTCGTGCAGGAAATACTACATTTTTGATGGGTGTAGAAGATGAGTTAGTGTCAAAAGCGTTGGACTTGATTCGTGAAAATTGTCGTTCGCGTGATCAGATGGTAGCACCTGTATCACCGATGGGCGGTAATGCGGATTCCTATATACCTTATCCAATAGAAGTTGAAGTAGGCGGAGCCACGGTATTTGTCTTGCCAATTGAACAGTTCCACCATTTTTGATATTGAGGTGAACGTCGATGAAAGTCAATGGTGATTTCCGGACAGGAATGGATAAACTTCCGCCAGACTCGCTTCGCCAACAGACAGGTAATGCGCGCTTTGGTCAAATGGTGGAGAAACAAGGAGCACGGTTACAAGGCGAACAAATTACTCGTTTATTTGGGGATATTTCAACAGCGGGGGATCGGCTAGCTAGATCACGTAATCTGCGTGATATGGCAAAGTATAAAATGCTGATTAAACGATTTTTAAAAGAAGCTGTCGAATCTGGCATTGAACTAAAACAGTCCCATACGTGGAATCAATTCGGTGACGGACGTCGGTTGAAGATTGTTCGCACAATAGACGAAAAACTAATTGCACTGACTGAAGCATTATTAGATGAAGAAGAGACATCCATTGACCTGCTGGCAAAAATCGGCGAGATCAAGGGACTTCTTATCAACTTATATACGTAATCCCGTGCTACAACACTTGTAGTACGGGGTTTTTTGCAACATGTGAACAATAAGGAGGAGATTGCATGTTAGATACGATGCAAGCGCAAGCACTGCAGTCTCAACAACAAATTACTAAACGTTTACAAGCCATTTATGAGAGAAAACGTATTGGTCATGCCTATATATTTGATGGCACACATGGAGTGGGAAAAGAAGCAGTTGCCTTCTATTTTACTAAACTTTTGCTTTGTATGAATCCGAAGGGAAATGTTCCATGTGAAACATGTAACTCATGTAAAAGGATAGATTCAGGTAATCATCCTAATGTTGTATTAATTAGACCCGATGGACAGGATATAAAAAAAGAGCAGATGTCTAGCTTGATTATGAAGATGACGAAGAAAGGTTATGAGGAAGGTCGCAAAGTATACGTGATAGCCAATGCAGAACGAATGAATACATCTGCAGCTAATACATTACTGAAGTTCCTTGAAGAACCTGAGGGAAATGTAACGGCAATCCTCTTAACGGATTCTTATCAATCTATTTTGTCAACGATTCAATCTCGCTGTCAGCGTATTTCCTTACAACCAATGAATCGACAACATATAATGGAAAGTCTTGTTGCTAAAGGTGTTACACCATCTATGGCGGCCACAGTTACGATGATGACAGCAAATGCAAATGAAGCATATGAAATGGCGCAAGAAGATTCCTTTGTACAGAGACGAAGATTAGTGTTAAAATTAGTAGAGGCAATTGAACAACGATCGCCAGGAGAAGCGTTGTTGTTCATTCAGACAGACTGGATGCCTTTAATGAAAGAAAAGAGTGATTGCGAACAGGGAATTGACTTGCTTCTCTGTGCTTACCGTGATATTGTTGCGGTGAAAGCGGGATTGCAGTCAACCATCGCGTAT encodes:
- a CDS encoding aminotransferase class I/II-fold pyridoxal phosphate-dependent enzyme, with translation MTYKDRPLVQALESFYEEKHHSFHVPGHKHGTLSGLPRKLRQALAYDVTELTGLDDLHEPQEAIQHAEIKLAKLYGSKRSFFLVNGSTVGNLAMIYATVGQNDRVLVQRNAHKSIFHALELTGAKPIFLSPTWDESTQTAGCVEGESVKTALIQFPDVKAAIFTNPTYYGLVNKELKEIISCCHAKGIPVLVDEAHGAHFVADTIFPDGALQLGADVVVQSAHKTLPAMTMGSFLHVKSELVSIERVAHFLHMLQSSSPSYVIMASLDDARYYAASYTAEDGMFFQVYRQVLLNNLQDVPNVYVIETDDPVKLLVRVEGYTGFMVQEALEKQGIYTELADLYQVLWILPLLKVGYNSHQKKLVEKCRMAVESLKLLEKSAVPPSNLGYIPAISTTAYHTKKLSEMKKIWCNMDQAIGFVAAEAIVPYPPGIPLLCAGERILQEHITYMKTLIVAGSHFQGAVDLKTNQLKVVVEEGGDVLL
- the tmk gene encoding dTMP kinase, which produces MTGLFISFEGPEGAGKTTVLQEVARRLKDQGYEVMVTREPGGIPIAEKIREVILDSTHQAMDGKTEALLYAAARRQHLVQKILPAIESEKIVLCDRFIDSSLAYQGVARGLGLDEVFAINLFAIGEHMPDCTVFFDVPPEVGLERIWKDKDREQNRLDLETIEFHQRVYEGYQKVISNDEIRFRVVDARKPQSEVVENVWEIISSEVNKHRDS
- the holB gene encoding DNA polymerase III subunit delta' is translated as MLDTMQAQALQSQQQITKRLQAIYERKRIGHAYIFDGTHGVGKEAVAFYFTKLLLCMNPKGNVPCETCNSCKRIDSGNHPNVVLIRPDGQDIKKEQMSSLIMKMTKKGYEEGRKVYVIANAERMNTSAANTLLKFLEEPEGNVTAILLTDSYQSILSTIQSRCQRISLQPMNRQHIMESLVAKGVTPSMAATVTMMTANANEAYEMAQEDSFVQRRRLVLKLVEAIEQRSPGEALLFIQTDWMPLMKEKSDCEQGIDLLLCAYRDIVAVKAGLQSTIAYPDQLELFTRHSVKNAYSSLTVKIDAILQAKKRLHQNMNRTLLLEQLVLTMQEGLLFV
- a CDS encoding cyclic-di-AMP receptor, producing MKLIVAVVQDQDSNRLSSALTKSDFRNTKLASTGGFLRAGNTTFLMGVEDELVSKALDLIRENCRSRDQMVAPVSPMGGNADSYIPYPIEVEVGGATVFVLPIEQFHHF
- a CDS encoding YaaR family protein — protein: MKVNGDFRTGMDKLPPDSLRQQTGNARFGQMVEKQGARLQGEQITRLFGDISTAGDRLARSRNLRDMAKYKMLIKRFLKEAVESGIELKQSHTWNQFGDGRRLKIVRTIDEKLIALTEALLDEEETSIDLLAKIGEIKGLLINLYT